A stretch of Thermodesulfovibrionales bacterium DNA encodes these proteins:
- the glgP gene encoding alpha-glucan family phosphorylase — protein sequence MAFKLEDFTREPKIAYFSMEIGLRNDIPTYSGGLGILAGDTLRSAADLSLPLVAVTLISRKGYFRQRLTEKGTQIEEPCGWEPSKLLTELPQRVSVWIEGREVRIKAWVYVIESVTGGKVPVFFLDTDLEENTSQDREITHYLYGGDMAYRLKQEAVLGIGGVRMLDELGFEIKKYHMNEGHSSLLTLELLRRFRRDIEEVWDERLVWDDEKVRSLCIFTTHTPVEAGHDRFPYDLVKRILEPVVPLHVLQRYGGEDVLNMTRLGFNLSRYINGVAKKHGEVSKQLFPGYEIHSITNGVHSYTWTSEPIKKLLDKYIPGWANEPELLVRAGRIPSEELWNAHMEAKRILFQYIKEATGVELNPELLTIGFARRATAYKRPYLLFYDIERLRKIGSGRLQIVMAGKAHPKDEPGKKIIEKIFEIKEALKDDIKIVYLENYNMDIALKIVSGVDLWLNTPLRPLEASGTSGMKAAHNGVINFSVLDGWWIEGHIEGYTGWSIGPLPSANHPEPDADRRDAEDLYSKLENIIIPVFYENRHIWIKIMENSIGKIAYYFNSHRMMRRYVTEAYIK from the coding sequence GTGACACACTGAGGTCAGCTGCTGACCTGAGCCTTCCCCTTGTTGCAGTAACACTCATAAGCAGAAAGGGTTATTTCAGGCAGAGGCTCACAGAAAAGGGAACCCAGATAGAAGAGCCCTGCGGATGGGAACCTTCAAAACTTTTAACAGAATTACCTCAAAGGGTATCAGTATGGATTGAAGGAAGGGAGGTAAGGATAAAGGCATGGGTTTATGTGATTGAGAGTGTTACCGGTGGAAAGGTTCCGGTATTCTTCCTCGATACAGACCTTGAAGAAAATACATCTCAAGATAGAGAGATAACCCATTATCTTTATGGTGGAGACATGGCTTACAGACTCAAGCAGGAGGCTGTTCTTGGAATAGGCGGAGTGAGGATGCTGGATGAACTGGGGTTTGAGATCAAAAAATACCACATGAATGAAGGGCATTCGTCCCTTTTAACACTTGAACTCCTGAGGAGATTTCGAAGGGATATCGAAGAGGTCTGGGATGAGAGGCTTGTGTGGGATGATGAGAAAGTGAGGTCTTTATGTATCTTTACAACCCATACTCCTGTAGAGGCAGGTCATGATAGATTTCCCTATGATCTTGTAAAAAGGATACTGGAGCCTGTGGTGCCACTACATGTACTCCAGAGATACGGTGGTGAGGATGTACTGAATATGACGAGACTCGGCTTCAATCTGAGCAGATATATAAATGGAGTTGCAAAAAAACACGGTGAAGTATCAAAACAGCTATTTCCCGGATACGAGATACATTCAATAACCAATGGAGTCCATTCCTATACATGGACATCTGAACCGATCAAGAAGCTTCTTGACAAGTATATTCCGGGCTGGGCAAATGAACCAGAGCTTCTTGTAAGGGCTGGAAGAATCCCTTCCGAGGAACTCTGGAATGCTCATATGGAGGCAAAAAGGATACTCTTTCAGTATATTAAGGAGGCAACCGGAGTTGAGCTCAATCCAGAGTTACTCACCATAGGATTTGCCAGAAGGGCAACAGCCTATAAAAGACCTTATCTTCTTTTTTATGATATTGAAAGGCTAAGGAAGATAGGCTCTGGCAGACTCCAGATTGTGATGGCAGGTAAGGCACATCCAAAAGATGAGCCAGGTAAAAAGATAATTGAAAAAATCTTCGAGATAAAGGAAGCTTTGAAGGATGATATCAAGATAGTTTATCTTGAAAATTACAACATGGATATTGCTTTAAAAATCGTCTCTGGTGTGGATTTATGGCTAAATACTCCTCTGAGGCCTCTCGAGGCATCAGGAACAAGCGGTATGAAGGCTGCCCACAATGGTGTGATAAACTTCTCGGTTCTTGATGGTTGGTGGATAGAGGGTCACATTGAGGGATATACCGGCTGGTCAATCGGTCCTTTACCATCTGCAAATCATCCTGAACCAGATGCAGACAGAAGGGATGCAGAAGATCTTTACAGTAAACTTGAAAATATCATTATTCCAGTGTTTTATGAAAATAGGCATATCTGGATAAAGATCATGGAAAATTCAATTGGAAAGATCGCCTATTACTTTAACAGCCACAGGATGATGCGGAGGTATGTTACTGAGGCATATATTAAGTAA
- the bamA gene encoding outer membrane protein assembly factor BamA, translated as MKKEEFLEILGIQDEPLSTDRVRRGIKRAFLTGLFDDIKIEREDEVIRIKVRERQIIERIEVKGNFYLSGDDILGAFILKEGEPMRYDLLEDARKNLLAYLLKKGYPEVDIRFEIKEKRSRIRLKLHIKEGQPLIIKKIEGPEEITPFIRLSVDRPFDLTLLEGDINFIREYYKNEGFINPDVRASFEDGILHFSVNPGTRVIVKFQGNRAFSDRELFKLMPFSTAESISDELIEEARTRILLAYKKEGYPFAAVEVEHKAEIGQLYIVFKIDEGKRYRIGKIILSGITLPQDKLLKITGLKDKEYFIPEKLDLALERLRAFYRSLGYRNIVIDEPVLDFDEKTETLSILIMIQEGEQVLIDKIFIKGNREIDTEALREIMELREAIPFNETDINDAKLRLLEYYFSKGYIDAECDVEIVFRNSYADIVFNISEGRRYSFGRTIIRGNLDTSSRVIKRELPYETGAYFSHGSLLETRQRLYRLGLFSEVEIEPVREDSTQNVLITVKESPQGAFEFGIGYGEYERYRGFMDLSYRNISGMNRQISLRIETSSLERRFIINYYDPRLLDSRTSLRIIPLYEERKEKNIDTGEILYRLRRYAEKTGIETPLSENLKFELYHEFSVVKTYDVRPEIVLPREDAGTLAISSLVPGLVYDTRDNPFDPRKGILTGGRLKIASEALGSEVEFIKVNGDASTYISLSGKFVLALGLRAGIAWPFGKTEEIPVVERFFLGGRASVRGFSQDSLGPKINDTPVGGDSFIQTNLELRWYPGRSFSIVTFLDGGNVWFKDKGISLSDLRYSAGIGFRYNTPAGPVRLDYGQKLERRPGESKGEIHFSIGHAF; from the coding sequence ATGAAAAAGGAGGAATTTCTTGAAATTCTTGGAATTCAGGATGAGCCTTTATCAACTGATAGAGTAAGAAGGGGTATAAAGAGGGCATTTCTTACCGGCCTTTTTGATGATATAAAGATAGAACGAGAAGATGAAGTAATAAGGATAAAAGTAAGAGAAAGGCAGATTATTGAGCGAATAGAGGTAAAAGGAAATTTTTATCTTTCAGGTGATGACATACTCGGTGCTTTTATACTTAAAGAGGGAGAACCCATGAGATATGATCTTCTGGAGGATGCAAGAAAGAACCTTCTTGCATACCTTTTAAAAAAAGGCTATCCAGAGGTCGACATCAGATTTGAGATAAAAGAAAAAAGGTCAAGGATTAGATTGAAACTCCATATAAAGGAAGGGCAACCCCTTATTATCAAAAAGATAGAAGGTCCTGAAGAGATTACACCATTTATAAGGCTATCAGTAGACAGGCCTTTTGACCTCACTCTACTTGAAGGAGATATAAATTTTATCAGAGAATATTACAAGAATGAAGGTTTTATAAATCCTGATGTGAGGGCATCCTTTGAGGATGGTATTCTCCACTTCTCTGTTAATCCCGGCACGAGGGTGATTGTTAAATTTCAGGGAAACAGGGCATTTTCAGATAGGGAACTCTTTAAATTGATGCCCTTTTCTACAGCAGAGTCAATATCTGATGAACTCATAGAAGAGGCAAGAACGAGGATACTTCTTGCGTATAAAAAAGAGGGTTATCCCTTTGCTGCTGTTGAAGTTGAGCATAAAGCTGAAATAGGGCAATTATACATAGTATTTAAAATAGATGAAGGTAAGAGATACAGGATAGGAAAGATTATTCTTTCCGGTATAACCCTGCCTCAGGATAAACTTCTTAAAATCACTGGTTTAAAAGATAAGGAGTACTTTATTCCTGAAAAACTTGATCTGGCACTGGAAAGACTTAGGGCCTTCTATCGCTCACTGGGATATAGAAATATAGTAATAGATGAACCTGTTCTTGATTTTGATGAAAAGACAGAGACCCTTTCTATATTAATAATGATTCAAGAAGGTGAGCAGGTTTTGATAGATAAGATTTTTATAAAGGGAAATAGAGAGATAGATACAGAAGCTCTGAGGGAGATTATGGAACTCAGGGAGGCAATACCTTTTAATGAGACTGATATAAATGATGCAAAGCTCAGATTACTTGAGTACTATTTTTCTAAAGGATATATTGATGCAGAATGTGATGTTGAGATAGTGTTCAGAAATAGCTATGCAGATATTGTATTTAACATTTCAGAGGGAAGGAGATACTCTTTTGGCAGGACAATTATAAGAGGGAATCTTGACACATCCTCGCGTGTTATAAAAAGGGAATTGCCCTACGAGACAGGAGCTTATTTCAGCCATGGCTCTCTTCTTGAGACAAGGCAGAGGCTTTACAGACTCGGTCTCTTCAGTGAGGTTGAGATTGAACCTGTCAGAGAGGATTCCACTCAGAATGTACTTATTACTGTAAAGGAATCGCCCCAGGGTGCCTTCGAATTCGGTATCGGTTATGGTGAATATGAAAGATACAGGGGATTTATGGATTTAAGCTATAGAAATATTTCCGGGATGAACAGGCAGATATCTCTGAGAATAGAGACAAGTTCTCTTGAGAGGAGATTTATAATTAATTACTACGACCCCAGACTTCTTGATTCAAGGACTTCTTTGAGAATAATACCTCTTTATGAGGAAAGAAAAGAAAAGAACATTGACACAGGAGAGATTCTTTACAGACTGAGGAGATATGCTGAAAAGACAGGAATAGAGACCCCTCTGTCAGAAAATCTCAAGTTTGAACTTTATCATGAATTTTCTGTTGTAAAGACCTATGATGTAAGACCTGAGATCGTTCTTCCAAGAGAAGATGCCGGTACCCTAGCCATAAGCAGTCTTGTCCCGGGACTGGTCTATGATACAAGGGATAATCCCTTTGATCCGAGGAAAGGTATTCTCACAGGTGGAAGACTCAAGATTGCATCAGAAGCCTTAGGTTCAGAGGTTGAGTTTATAAAGGTCAACGGAGATGCGAGCACTTATATTTCACTTTCAGGGAAGTTTGTACTTGCCCTGGGGCTCAGGGCTGGTATAGCCTGGCCTTTTGGTAAGACCGAGGAGATACCAGTGGTCGAGAGGTTTTTTCTTGGAGGAAGGGCATCTGTGAGGGGATTTTCTCAGGATAGCCTCGGTCCAAAGATTAATGATACACCGGTAGGAGGTGATTCCTTTATCCAGACAAATCTTGAGCTGAGATGGTATCCTGGGAGATCTTTTTCAATTGTAACCTTTCTTGATGGTGGAAATGTATGGTTCAAAGATAAAGGAATTTCACTCAGTGACCTCAGGTATTCAGCTGGTATAGGTTTCAGATATAATACACCGGCAGGTCCTGTGAGGCTTGATTACGGACAGAAACTTGAAAGAAGACCCGGTGAGTCAAAGGGAGAGATTCATTTCAGTATAGGTCATGCTTTTTAA